A region from the Triticum aestivum cultivar Chinese Spring chromosome 3D, IWGSC CS RefSeq v2.1, whole genome shotgun sequence genome encodes:
- the LOC123075570 gene encoding serpin-Z1-like translates to MNATRRNLSVKHTRHPSYKTQTPGRHRRQTHHGARGAVRSETAFGLRVLQHLAAEPDAGGKNLAVSPLSIHAALALLGAGARGATLDEIVALLGPAGGRAHALLASHIAMHVFADSSDGDGGPKVQFANAVWVDATAAPLKADYARVVAQHYRAQARQASFRTMPEEARPEINEWFEAATAGRIKEFLPQGSVGYDTAAILGNALYFKGVWESTFDARLTRHDAFHLHPAGGQVHVPFMSSGERQYIACRPDYKVLKLLYACGSGEHRRRFAMYIYLPNERHGLQAMLHRLASSPEQLEADSMALRSTVAVGAFKVPKFTISNKTEASRMLQRLGLCLAFSTAADFSELLDLERMKPPKLPLYVSQVYHESFVEVNDEGAEAAAATAIVGIFW, encoded by the exons ATGAACGCGACGCGGCGCAATCTCTCCGTCAAACACACGCGCCACCCTTCCTACAAAACCCAAACCCCAGGCCGCCACCGACGACAAACCCACCATGGAGCTCGCGGAGCCGTCCGGTCCGAGACCGCCTTCGGGCTGCGCGTGCTCCAGCACCTCGCCGCCGAGCCCGACGCCGGCGGCAAGAACCTCGCCGTGTCCCCGCTCTCCATCCACGCCGCGCTGGCGCTCCTCGGCGCGGGCGCCCGCGGCGCCACGCTCGACGAGATCGTCGCCCTCCTCGGCCCCGCCGGCGGCCGCGCCCACGCGCTGCTCGCCTCGCACATCGCCATGCACGTGTTCGCCGACagcagcgacggcgacggcgggccgAAGGTGCAGTTCGCCAACGCCGTATGGGTCGACGCCACGGCGGCGCCCCTCAAGGCCGACTACGCCCGCGTCGTCGCCCAGCACTACCGCGCCCAAGCGCGGCAGGCATCCTTCAGAACCATG CCGGAGGAAGCGAGGCCCGAGATCAACGAGTGGTtcgaggcggcgacggcgggccgGATCAAGGAATTCCTGCCTCAGGGCTCCGTGGGGTATGACACGGCGGCCATCCTCGGGAACGCGCTCTACTTCAAGGGCGTCTGGGAGAGCACGTTCGACGCCCGCCTCACGCGGCACGACGCCTTCCACCTGCATCCCGCCGGAGGCCAAGTCCACGTGCCGTTCATGTCGAGCGGCGAGCGGCAGTACATCGCCTGCCGCCCCGACTACAAGGTCCTGAAACTCCTCTACGCGTGCGGCAGCGGCGAGCACCGGCGGCGGTTCGCCATGTACATCTACCTCCCGAACGAGCGCCACGGGCTGCAGGCCATGCTGCACAGGCTGGCCTCCAGCCCGGAGCAGCTCGAGGCGGACTCCATGGCGCTGCGGAGCACCGTCGCCGTGGGCGCCTTCAAGGTGCCAAAGTTCACCATATCGAACAAGACGGAGGCGAGCCGGATGCTGCAGCGCCTCGGGCTGTGCCTGGCGTTCAGCACCGCCGCCGACTTCTCGGAGTTGCTAGATTTGGAACGCATGAAGCCGCCGAAGCTGCCGCTCTACGTGTCGCAAGTCTATCATGAGTCCTTCGTGGAGGTGAACGACGAAGGGGCTGAAGCGGCCGCGGCGACGGCCATCGTTGGCATCTTTTGGTAG
- the LOC123075571 gene encoding vegetative cell wall protein gp1, with translation MSLVAYDASSDEDEAGEPPAAAAAPAAAPAPPPRPSPDIGPQPRPPSPSPSARATPRPAAPPPAPSQNVSLPTPSFDLPDIADLFDSPSLPNRGSAGMVGSSSRKRESNGSAIQDPRSKFPRAQSAQSRGARNAAASTLVPPQLSGRSNVVTEDMGKLFVARRKD, from the exons ATGTCGCTGGTCGCCTACGACGCCTCCTCCGACGAGGACGAAGCCGGCgaacctcccgccgccgccgccgcccccgccgccgctccggccccTCCTCCCCGCCCCTCTCCCGACATCGGGCCGCAGCCGAGGCCTCCGTCGCCCTCGCCGTCCGCGCGCGCCACGCCCCGGcctgccgccccgccgcctgccCCCAGCCA GAATGTCTCCCTGCCCACACCATCATTTGACCTACCAGACATCGCAGATCTTTTTGATTCCCCCTCTCTCCCCAACAGAGGTTCTGCTGGTATGGTGGGAAGTTCATCAAGGAAAAGAGAATCAAATGGATCAGCTATTCAAGATCCACGTAGTAAATTTCCAAGGGCCCAGTCAGCTCAATCTCGTGGTGCCAGGAATGCTGCTGCGAGCACATTAGTTCCACCACAGCTTAGTGGAAG GAGTAACGTTGTTACTGAAGATATGGGCAAACTATTTGTGGCAAGACGCAAAGATTAG